The Anabaena sp. WA102 genome contains a region encoding:
- a CDS encoding phosphoribulokinase: MSRPIILGIVGDSAAGKTTLTRGIAQVLGPENVTIICTDDYHRYDRTQRAEIGITALHPDCNYLDIMQQHLSLLRTGQAILKPVYSHSTGTFEPPQYIKPSKFVIIEGLLGYSTRVARDAYDVKVYLAPPEPLRADWKVKRDTQKRGYTPEQVLAELDKREPDSEKYIRPQRQWSDIVVSFYPPSDEIDNTNGRLNVRLVLRPSIPHPDFTEIIHAGRSDSQSAIRLGLDRDMGKPVDVLEVDGHATLEQVNKIERIMCNDMPYLNNVCDRESNPELGKIAGTTGETLQSYPLALTQLIITYHMLKATQIYQ, from the coding sequence ATGAGCCGTCCAATTATTCTGGGTATTGTTGGTGATAGTGCTGCTGGGAAAACAACTCTGACTAGAGGGATTGCTCAGGTACTCGGTCCTGAAAATGTGACTATTATATGTACAGACGATTACCACCGTTACGATCGCACACAACGGGCAGAAATCGGCATTACGGCACTCCATCCTGATTGTAACTATCTGGATATCATGCAGCAACATTTATCGCTGCTACGGACAGGACAGGCGATTCTGAAGCCGGTTTACAGCCACTCTACAGGGACTTTTGAACCACCGCAATATATCAAACCCAGTAAATTTGTGATTATTGAAGGGTTACTAGGTTATTCTACCCGTGTAGCCCGTGATGCTTATGATGTTAAAGTCTATCTTGCCCCTCCTGAACCACTTCGCGCTGATTGGAAGGTGAAACGGGATACTCAAAAGCGCGGTTATACTCCAGAACAGGTATTAGCGGAGTTAGACAAGCGTGAACCAGATTCAGAAAAGTATATCCGTCCTCAGCGGCAATGGTCGGATATTGTGGTCAGTTTCTATCCTCCCAGTGATGAAATTGATAACACCAATGGACGTTTAAATGTGCGCTTGGTGCTGCGTCCTTCGATTCCCCACCCTGATTTTACGGAAATTATTCACGCTGGTCGTAGTGATTCCCAATCAGCTATCCGCTTAGGACTAGATAGAGATATGGGAAAACCGGTGGATGTTTTAGAGGTTGACGGTCATGCAACTTTGGAACAGGTGAATAAAATCGAACGGATTATGTGTAATGATATGCCGTATTTAAATAATGTGTGCGATCGGGAAAGTAATCCAGAATTGGGTAAAATTGCAGGTACAACTGGAGAAACACTGCAAAGTTATCCTCTCGCCCTGACTCAGTTAATTATTACCTACCATATGCTCAAAGCTACGCAAATTTACCAGTAA
- the radC gene encoding RadC family protein → MTYCLRIADLPENERPRERLMTHGPKILATAELIAILLGTGQGPGKLSAVGLGQYILQQLGKGQCDPLAALRNVSPAELMEIPGVGPAKATTILAAIELGKRTFLSRPSDGTVIDSPIAAAAVLSQDLMWQNQERFAVLLLDVKNKLLGTKVITIGTATETLASPRDIFREVIRQGATRVIVAHNHPSGSLEPSEADIELTRQLLAGAELLAISILDHLILGNGTHQSLREITTLWDDCPQID, encoded by the coding sequence ATGACTTATTGCCTGAGAATAGCCGACTTACCGGAAAATGAACGCCCCCGTGAAAGGTTAATGACTCACGGACCGAAGATTTTAGCTACAGCGGAATTAATCGCTATTTTGCTGGGTACTGGACAAGGCCCTGGTAAATTATCCGCAGTTGGTTTAGGGCAATATATATTACAGCAATTGGGTAAAGGTCAGTGTGACCCCTTAGCTGCTTTACGAAATGTCTCCCCCGCTGAATTAATGGAAATTCCCGGTGTGGGACCAGCAAAAGCGACAACTATCCTCGCTGCAATTGAATTGGGTAAACGGACTTTTTTATCTCGTCCTTCCGACGGAACAGTGATTGATAGTCCCATTGCTGCGGCTGCGGTGCTGAGTCAAGACTTGATGTGGCAAAATCAAGAAAGATTTGCCGTATTATTATTGGATGTGAAAAATAAGTTATTAGGCACAAAAGTGATTACAATTGGGACGGCGACGGAAACGTTAGCCTCCCCCCGTGATATTTTCCGAGAAGTCATTCGTCAAGGTGCTACAAGAGTAATAGTTGCCCATAATCACCCTTCTGGCAGTTTAGAACCCAGTGAAGCAGATATCGAATTGACTCGTCAATTATTAGCCGGGGCAGAACTGTTAGCTATTTCCATTTTAGATCATTTAATCTTAGGTAATGGCACTCATCAGAGTTTACGAGAAATTACAACTTTATGGGATGATTGTCCGCAAATTGATTGA
- the radA gene encoding DNA repair protein RadA → MAKPKTIYICSNCAAEFSQWFGKCSNCDTYDSLVEQNISSFLGDIPGRGGVGNWQAGGHSKSHNKPAKARSSLTFDQISDRQIARWESGYGELDRVLGGGVVPGSMVLIGGDPGIGKSTLLLQVSNQLAQKYRILYITGEESGQQVKLRASRLGMSKPPLVVTEDHQNKDPEAPVTNPQQPIDPDSIGADLYILPETDLEEILREIDSLKPNVAVIDSIQTVFLPALTSAPGSVAQVRECTAALMKVAKHEDITMLIVGHVTKEGTIAGPRVLEHLVDTVLYFEGDRFASHRLLRTVKNRFGATHEIGIFEMVSQGLREVDNPSELFLGNRDDPAPGTAIVVACEGTRPIVVELQALVSPTSYPSPRRAGTGIDYNRLVQILAVLEKRVGIPMSKLDSYVASAGGLNVEEPAVDLGIAVAIVASFRDRIVDPGTVLIGEVGLGGQVRSVSQMELRLKEAAKLGFKRAIVPKGTKFPEIGIEILPVGKVIDAIIAAVPHQELTEEDLEPDGDE, encoded by the coding sequence ATGGCAAAGCCAAAAACCATTTATATCTGTAGTAATTGTGCAGCGGAATTCTCCCAATGGTTCGGAAAATGTTCAAATTGTGACACTTACGATTCTTTAGTTGAGCAGAATATTAGCTCTTTTCTGGGGGATATACCTGGCCGGGGTGGTGTGGGAAATTGGCAAGCTGGAGGTCATAGTAAATCTCACAATAAACCAGCTAAAGCTAGATCATCTCTGACTTTTGACCAAATTAGCGATCGCCAAATTGCTCGTTGGGAGTCCGGTTATGGCGAATTAGATCGAGTTTTAGGCGGTGGTGTTGTTCCCGGTTCAATGGTATTAATTGGTGGTGATCCTGGCATTGGTAAATCTACTTTACTACTACAAGTATCTAACCAATTAGCACAAAAATATCGTATTCTCTATATTACTGGAGAAGAGTCTGGACAACAAGTAAAATTGCGTGCTTCTCGCTTGGGAATGTCCAAACCTCCTCTTGTCGTCACAGAAGATCATCAAAATAAAGATCCGGAAGCACCAGTGACAAATCCTCAACAACCTATAGATCCTGACAGTATAGGTGCGGATTTATATATATTACCAGAAACGGATTTAGAAGAAATTTTACGAGAAATAGACTCCTTAAAGCCAAATGTGGCGGTAATAGATAGTATTCAAACCGTATTTTTACCAGCTTTGACATCAGCGCCGGGTTCAGTGGCTCAAGTCAGGGAATGTACCGCAGCCTTGATGAAGGTGGCAAAACATGAAGATATTACGATGTTAATTGTTGGTCATGTTACCAAAGAAGGCACGATTGCCGGACCGAGAGTATTAGAACACTTAGTTGATACTGTATTGTATTTTGAAGGCGATCGCTTTGCCTCCCATCGCCTATTAAGAACTGTAAAAAACCGTTTCGGAGCAACACACGAAATTGGTATATTTGAAATGGTGTCTCAAGGATTAAGAGAAGTTGATAATCCTTCTGAACTATTTTTAGGCAATCGTGATGATCCGGCTCCAGGTACAGCGATTGTAGTGGCTTGTGAAGGAACAAGACCCATAGTAGTGGAGTTACAAGCTTTAGTTAGCCCTACTAGTTATCCCTCCCCTCGCCGAGCAGGTACAGGCATAGATTATAATCGGTTAGTGCAAATACTCGCCGTATTAGAAAAGCGTGTGGGTATTCCTATGTCCAAATTAGATTCCTATGTTGCTTCTGCGGGGGGATTAAATGTAGAAGAACCAGCAGTAGATTTAGGAATTGCCGTTGCCATAGTTGCCAGTTTCCGCGATCGCATTGTTGATCCTGGTACAGTCTTAATTGGAGAAGTAGGATTAGGGGGACAAGTGCGATCGGTTTCCCAAATGGAACTACGATTAAAGGAAGCAGCAAAACTGGGATTTAAAAGAGCGATCGTTCCTAAAGGCACAAAATTTCCTGAAATTGGTATAGAGATATTACCAGTAGGTAAAGTCATAGATGCAATTATCGCGGCTGTTCCTCATCAGGAGTTGACAGAGGAAGATTTAGAACCTGATGGGGATGAATAA
- the rpaB gene encoding response regulator transcription factor RpaB has protein sequence MESHKEKILVVDDEASIRRILETRLSMIGYDVVTAGDGEEALEIFRKAEPDLVVLDVMMPKLDGYGVCQELRKESDVPIIMLTALGDVADRITGLELGADDYVVKPFSPKELEARIRSVLRRVDKTGANGIPSSGVIHVSTIKIDTNKRQVYKGDERIRLTGMEFSLLELLVSRSGEAFSRSEILQEVWGYTPERHVDTRVVDVHISRLRAKLEDDPSNPELILTARGTGYLFQRILEPGEE, from the coding sequence TTGGAAAGTCATAAAGAAAAAATCCTAGTAGTAGACGACGAAGCCAGCATTCGTCGGATTTTGGAAACACGCCTTTCCATGATTGGCTACGATGTGGTGACAGCAGGAGACGGAGAGGAAGCTTTAGAAATATTTCGCAAAGCTGAACCAGACCTGGTAGTTTTAGATGTAATGATGCCAAAACTCGATGGTTATGGCGTTTGTCAAGAATTACGCAAAGAATCGGATGTCCCTATTATTATGCTCACCGCCTTGGGAGATGTCGCAGATCGCATCACCGGGTTAGAATTAGGTGCTGATGATTATGTCGTTAAACCATTCTCACCCAAAGAACTAGAAGCGCGGATTCGTTCAGTATTGCGACGAGTAGACAAAACAGGTGCAAACGGTATTCCTAGTTCCGGGGTAATTCATGTCAGCACCATCAAAATTGATACAAATAAGCGTCAAGTTTATAAAGGTGATGAGCGGATTCGCTTAACCGGGATGGAATTTAGCTTATTAGAATTGTTAGTCAGTCGTTCTGGTGAAGCTTTTTCCCGTTCAGAAATTCTGCAAGAGGTATGGGGATATACTCCTGAACGCCATGTAGATACTCGCGTTGTGGATGTACATATTTCCCGATTACGGGCAAAATTAGAAGATGATCCCAGCAACCCTGAACTAATTCTCACCGCTAGAGGTACTGGTTATCTTTTCCAACGCATCCTAGAACCGGGAGAAGAGTAG
- a CDS encoding cofactor assembly of complex C subunit B, which produces MTKSDPNRVLRRLPLVVGGLGAVLLLMNRLLTPQLTNSQARGDVLGVILSAVLILTGLIWQQVQPRTPETVELIGEEGFFLAADLPEAAKIELAWASRLLLTNTVTRSLIVYYQGKVLLRRGILAAKSEVVPGTILKKVLETQKPIYLVALYVYPGKIEFDYLPENTQGVICQPIGKEGVLILAANAPRSYTKQDENWIGGIADKLAVTLGDSRS; this is translated from the coding sequence ATGACAAAATCAGATCCCAATCGAGTTTTACGGCGTTTACCCTTAGTTGTTGGGGGTTTAGGTGCGGTGCTTTTGTTAATGAATCGGTTGTTAACACCGCAACTGACAAACTCTCAAGCCCGAGGAGATGTGCTGGGGGTAATTCTGAGTGCGGTGTTAATTTTAACTGGTTTAATTTGGCAACAGGTACAGCCGCGTACACCTGAAACAGTAGAATTGATTGGGGAAGAGGGATTTTTTTTAGCAGCAGATTTACCAGAAGCCGCGAAAATAGAATTAGCCTGGGCATCGCGGTTATTATTAACTAATACAGTCACGCGATCGCTCATAGTCTACTATCAAGGTAAAGTTTTATTACGTCGTGGTATTTTGGCTGCTAAATCGGAAGTAGTCCCAGGAACAATTTTAAAAAAAGTATTAGAAACACAAAAGCCAATTTATCTAGTTGCTTTGTATGTTTATCCTGGTAAAATCGAATTTGATTATTTGCCAGAAAATACACAAGGTGTAATTTGTCAACCTATTGGTAAAGAAGGGGTTTTAATTTTAGCGGCAAATGCTCCCCGCAGTTACACTAAACAAGATGAAAACTGGATTGGGGGAATTGCCGATAAATTAGCTGTAACCCTTGGTGATTCTCGTTCCTAG
- a CDS encoding DUF456 domain-containing protein codes for MQIIYLLLVAVMFVGIIGAVVPAIPGSSLILISIIIWGIVSNSFAAIKIPLIVTIIVLLLSTGVDFLAGYIGAKQAGASKWGQIGAFVGLLLGFFGLLPALPFGGPLLGILFGPLLGAIVGEFLYQRRLWPAVKAGIGITVGTVVGNLIQGVLAISAVIVFLLTTWPQVYGG; via the coding sequence ATGCAAATTATTTATTTACTCTTAGTGGCTGTAATGTTTGTGGGGATTATTGGTGCTGTAGTTCCAGCGATACCTGGAAGTAGTTTGATTTTAATATCTATTATTATTTGGGGAATCGTGAGTAATTCCTTTGCAGCTATTAAAATTCCCCTGATTGTGACAATTATTGTTTTACTTCTGAGTACAGGAGTTGATTTCCTTGCTGGTTATATCGGAGCAAAACAAGCAGGTGCTAGTAAGTGGGGACAAATTGGCGCATTTGTGGGGTTGTTACTGGGATTTTTTGGATTACTACCAGCTTTACCTTTTGGTGGACCGTTATTAGGAATTTTATTTGGACCACTGTTAGGAGCAATTGTGGGTGAGTTCCTTTATCAAAGACGATTATGGCCTGCGGTAAAAGCTGGGATAGGAATTACTGTGGGAACGGTTGTGGGGAATTTGATTCAAGGTGTTTTAGCTATCAGTGCGGTGATAGTATTTTTATTGACGACTTGGCCGCAGGTATATGGTGGTTAA
- the nblB gene encoding phycobilisome degradation protein NblB, whose translation MSVSADSIKELLRSDNLGDRLRAVNQIRDLEPQIALELVQIAIQDKSARVRYSAVSQMDTLGTQDLPLSLTILRGLLHDPEADVQSAAADCLGALKLHDAFEDLKKLYQETPEWLVQFSIIATLGELGDPRAFELLTQALASDNGLIQTAAISSFGELGDPKAVPLLVPYSTNSDWQVRYRIAQALIRLGSDEAKSILATLVNDEVEAISKEAKAGLQLF comes from the coding sequence ATGAGTGTATCTGCTGATAGTATAAAAGAGTTACTGCGTTCTGACAATTTAGGCGATCGCTTGCGTGCAGTTAACCAAATTCGGGATCTAGAACCACAAATCGCTTTAGAATTAGTACAAATTGCCATTCAGGATAAAAGTGCGCGTGTCCGTTATTCTGCTGTAAGTCAAATGGATACCCTGGGAACACAAGATTTACCATTATCCTTGACTATCTTACGGGGTTTATTACATGATCCTGAAGCGGATGTGCAATCCGCCGCAGCAGACTGTTTAGGTGCGCTAAAATTGCATGACGCTTTTGAAGACTTAAAAAAGCTTTACCAGGAAACACCAGAATGGCTAGTCCAGTTTAGCATTATTGCCACATTGGGAGAATTAGGAGATCCACGAGCTTTTGAATTACTTACCCAAGCGCTCGCTTCCGATAATGGTTTAATTCAAACTGCGGCTATTAGTTCCTTCGGTGAATTGGGAGATCCAAAAGCAGTTCCTCTCCTAGTTCCATACAGCACTAACTCAGATTGGCAAGTACGTTACAGAATTGCACAAGCTTTAATTCGTTTAGGAAGTGATGAAGCTAAATCTATTCTAGCAACTTTGGTGAATGACGAAGTAGAAGCTATTTCCAAAGAAGCAAAAGCTGGTTTACAGTTATTTTAA
- a CDS encoding CBS domain-containing protein: protein MSRDPILVHPQTPLKEAIQILAEKRISGLPVVDDAGKLVGIISETDLMWQETGVTPPAYIMILDSVIYLQNPGAYERDLHKALGQTVGEVMSKNPLTISPDKPLREAAKLIQDHKVHRLPVLDSVGKVIGILTRGDIVRTMAAD from the coding sequence ATGAGTCGTGATCCTATCCTCGTCCATCCTCAAACTCCCTTAAAAGAAGCTATCCAAATTTTGGCAGAAAAACGAATTAGCGGTTTACCTGTAGTTGATGACGCAGGTAAACTAGTGGGAATTATCTCCGAAACAGACTTGATGTGGCAAGAAACAGGTGTGACTCCTCCTGCATATATTATGATTTTGGATAGCGTGATTTATTTACAAAATCCTGGTGCGTATGAACGAGATTTACATAAAGCTTTAGGACAAACAGTAGGAGAAGTGATGAGTAAAAATCCCCTGACTATTTCTCCTGATAAACCATTAAGAGAAGCGGCGAAATTAATCCAAGATCACAAAGTTCACCGTCTCCCAGTCCTTGACAGTGTGGGTAAGGTCATTGGTATTCTAACTCGTGGTGATATTGTTCGCACTATGGCTGCTGACTAG
- the hetF gene encoding cell division protein HetF, translating to MTQEFHLSATSVGQNDYLVRTEQVAPGVPVAEELVHWPVAEWLTAAGDLMDDPLQSVLQGNMVARNSVNLVALGQDLYNALFQGTLRDSWITAQGIAQNHQQVLRLRLGLKDTRLARLPWEIMHAGDRPLATGPYITFARYQSGIAPPSRLPTHNLPMSPEARGIRVLMVISAPTDLVRLDLLKQEAINLKAELRRQTLKVADGNHHLPEIELTVLDQPGREELTQALEQGHYHILHYSGHSNLGGNGGQIYLVSKKTGLTETLNGDDLAGLLVNNNIQVAVFNSCLGAYRARSEVAEDSGERNLTESLVKRGIRSILAMSERIPDEVALTLTQLFYRNLGQGYALDLCVSRVRQGLISAYGSQQMYWALPILYLQREFDGCLTPQVNLSGYSELLNEYQPTKLTNSDNYSAIASNLESIMAIDDILNHNFEEETTEVDWLGEDTWGDLVDEIEYDDPSYNEDSAIVSDLFRQLGNPVTKPEKPSMKAELIEENHHYQSEMQVAPTKQNLDWGNVPTQITPTPLNFEKREVNPQLSPSPVTPKGNRSYWMKSPLLLCGLVGAGVITMIVGIGWWWHQRQVQKSSDVPQIPGENFTSNQYPPINLANSSTGIVTATATAQLSQGNLKSGLDAINELLNRGAFTAAETALNLIPVQDAENPSVNFFRGRLAWQLVQTKNNKYSIDDARRYWARAVQNQPDSLLYNNSLGFAYYGEDNLNYANDAWFKSLSLALKPQQNQGSGPMKYPQIAGEPEALTAYAGLALGLYKSAKNQPADKRQQYLQEAIKLRQMVIQNAPADFTIERLSQNWLWTEQAIADWQSLGQAK from the coding sequence GTGACCCAGGAATTTCACCTTTCCGCAACGTCGGTGGGGCAAAATGACTATCTGGTGAGGACGGAACAAGTTGCGCCTGGGGTGCCAGTGGCAGAAGAACTGGTGCATTGGCCTGTGGCTGAGTGGTTGACTGCCGCAGGGGATTTAATGGATGATCCCTTGCAGTCGGTGTTGCAGGGGAATATGGTAGCCAGAAACTCTGTTAACTTGGTAGCCTTGGGACAAGATTTGTATAATGCGTTGTTTCAAGGAACGCTGCGGGATAGTTGGATTACCGCCCAAGGTATTGCCCAAAATCACCAACAGGTGCTGCGGCTAAGATTAGGACTGAAGGATACGCGGTTGGCGCGGTTGCCGTGGGAAATTATGCACGCTGGCGATCGCCCTTTAGCTACTGGGCCTTATATTACCTTTGCCCGTTACCAAAGTGGGATTGCCCCACCATCGCGGTTACCGACTCATAATCTGCCCATGTCGCCGGAAGCACGGGGGATAAGAGTGTTAATGGTCATTTCTGCACCTACTGATTTAGTCCGGCTGGATTTACTCAAACAAGAAGCTATTAATCTGAAGGCAGAACTGCGCCGCCAAACATTAAAGGTGGCTGATGGTAATCATCATCTACCAGAAATTGAATTAACTGTTCTAGATCAACCGGGACGGGAAGAACTTACCCAAGCCCTAGAACAGGGACATTACCATATTCTCCACTATTCTGGTCACAGCAATTTGGGTGGCAATGGTGGACAAATTTATTTAGTGAGTAAAAAAACTGGTTTAACAGAAACTCTTAATGGAGATGATTTAGCTGGGCTACTGGTGAATAATAATATTCAAGTGGCAGTGTTTAACTCCTGTTTGGGGGCATATCGGGCGAGATCCGAGGTAGCGGAAGACTCAGGGGAACGGAATTTAACTGAAAGTTTGGTAAAACGAGGAATTAGAAGTATTTTGGCGATGTCAGAACGCATCCCTGACGAGGTGGCACTGACGCTGACACAGTTGTTTTACCGCAATTTGGGTCAGGGCTATGCTTTAGATTTATGTGTAAGTCGAGTCCGTCAAGGTTTAATTTCTGCCTATGGTTCTCAACAGATGTACTGGGCTTTGCCGATTTTGTATCTTCAGCGAGAATTTGATGGTTGTTTGACACCACAAGTTAATTTATCTGGCTATTCTGAGTTGCTGAACGAGTATCAGCCGACTAAGCTGACTAATAGTGATAATTATTCTGCTATAGCCAGTAATCTAGAAAGTATAATGGCTATAGATGATATTCTTAATCATAATTTTGAAGAGGAAACGACGGAGGTAGACTGGCTAGGGGAGGATACTTGGGGTGATCTTGTGGATGAGATTGAGTATGATGACCCTAGCTATAATGAGGACTCGGCAATAGTTTCTGATTTGTTTCGTCAGCTTGGCAATCCGGTGACTAAACCAGAAAAACCAAGTATGAAGGCGGAATTAATCGAGGAGAATCATCATTATCAGTCGGAAATGCAGGTTGCCCCCACGAAACAAAATTTAGATTGGGGAAATGTTCCCACTCAAATTACGCCAACTCCTTTGAATTTTGAGAAGCGTGAGGTAAATCCTCAGTTATCACCGTCACCTGTGACTCCCAAGGGTAATCGCTCTTACTGGATGAAATCACCCTTGTTGCTGTGTGGTTTGGTGGGAGCAGGTGTAATTACTATGATTGTGGGGATTGGTTGGTGGTGGCATCAACGACAAGTACAGAAGTCTTCTGATGTTCCACAGATTCCTGGAGAAAATTTCACGAGTAATCAGTATCCACCCATTAATTTAGCTAATTCATCTACGGGAATTGTCACGGCTACAGCTACGGCACAGTTGAGTCAAGGTAATTTAAAGTCTGGGTTGGATGCTATTAATGAATTACTAAATCGTGGGGCTTTTACGGCTGCGGAAACAGCTTTAAATTTGATTCCTGTTCAGGATGCTGAAAATCCATCTGTGAACTTTTTCCGGGGGCGTTTAGCTTGGCAGTTAGTCCAAACGAAAAATAATAAGTACAGTATTGATGATGCCCGTCGTTATTGGGCTAGGGCTGTACAAAATCAGCCAGATTCTCTTTTATATAATAATTCTTTAGGATTTGCCTATTATGGGGAGGATAATCTCAATTATGCTAATGATGCTTGGTTTAAGTCGCTGAGTTTGGCTTTAAAACCTCAACAGAATCAAGGTTCAGGTCCAATGAAATATCCCCAAATAGCGGGAGAACCGGAGGCTTTGACGGCTTATGCTGGGTTAGCATTGGGTTTATATAAATCGGCGAAGAATCAACCTGCTGATAAACGCCAGCAATATTTACAGGAAGCGATTAAACTGCGGCAGATGGTGATTCAAAATGCACCAGCAGACTTTACTATTGAGAGGTTATCACAAAATTGGCTATGGACGGAACAGGCGATCGCTGATTGGCAGAGTCTGGGACAGGCGAAGTGA
- a CDS encoding P-II family nitrogen regulator, whose amino-acid sequence MKKVEAIIRPFKLDEVKIALVNAGIVGMTVSEVRGFGRQKGQTERYRGSEYTVEFLQKLKVEIVVEDAQVDMVVDKIIAAARTGEIGDGKIFISPVEQIVRIRTGEKNTEAV is encoded by the coding sequence ATGAAAAAAGTAGAAGCCATTATTCGTCCATTTAAATTGGATGAAGTGAAAATCGCCTTAGTTAATGCGGGCATCGTCGGGATGACAGTTTCTGAAGTTCGGGGTTTCGGACGGCAAAAGGGTCAAACTGAACGCTATCGGGGTTCGGAATATACTGTGGAGTTTCTCCAAAAACTGAAAGTGGAAATTGTGGTTGAAGATGCCCAAGTTGATATGGTTGTAGATAAAATTATCGCCGCCGCCCGTACTGGTGAAATTGGTGATGGTAAAATTTTCATCTCCCCTGTTGAACAAATTGTGAGAATTAGAACAGGTGAAAAGAATACTGAAGCTGTGTAA